TCACCAATCAATTCAGTAGAACCGCATTCAGGACATACAGTTTGTTTATCTTGTGCATAATTATCATCTTGCATTTCTGTTGTTCTTGTCTTTCTACGTCCTCTTCTTGGCATTTCTTCTACTTCTTGTGTCGTGTTCTCATCCTCCTTTTTCTAGACTTTTTGGATTTCGGTTTCGATACAAACAGTTTTTCACCACAGTTTTTTGCAATTACATCTCTATTCGCTGATTTAAATAGGCGAACAGAAACATAGGGCTTTTTTGTTGGCCCGAATACATAGCCGACCTTACCTATCTTGTTTTTCTTGCTGTCAAAAACAACTGCACCTGGTGAGGGTGTCTTATCAGATCGCACTATTAATTTTCCAGAGTTTGCTATATGCAAACTTTTTCCTAAAAATTTCATAAAATCAAACTTAAAATCAAATCTGTATCATTTATATAATTAGAAATAGGTCATATATAAAGGTATCGATATATTTATATATAAATATTGATTTCTATTTAAATGTTTTTCTATTTGAGTCCGACAATTTCCGCCAAGGTTTTACCACCAGATATGTCCTTGATAATACCCGCCTCTTTTATCTTTACTGCAAGAGTGGCTTCCATAGTTTTTGCAAATAAACTTTGAGGAACAATGACAATGCCTGATTCATCACCCAAGAGAAAATCCCCAGTGTTAATTTCAATCCCCTCAATGGAAATAGTTTCGCCTAAAGTACCTAAACCTAAAGGAGATCCTGCATTTGGACAGAAGTTACTTGCAAATACTGGATAATCCATATCTAAAAGAGCATCCAAATCCCGTGCGGAACCATAGATTACAGTTGCCTTTATGCCGTTATCCCTGGCGCAGCTTGAAGCTAATTCCCCCCAAATTGCTTTATCATCACTGTCAACTTTAAAAAATAGAATGTCACCATCATTGGCTCCGTCAATAGCCTGGGCAGATGTTCCCCAGTCGTCAGATGATGTTTCAGCAGTGAAGATTCTTCCCCAAACCTTTTGATTGTTTATAGGTTTGATGGATTGGATTGTGCCTGACCTGGAAGTGATTGAATTATAGGCATCGGAAACCTGACAGGCGGACACTTCCTCAAGAAGTGAGATTAAATTAATATGTTTATCATAGTTTTTTCCATTGAATCTTAGATCATCAACGCTAACATCATTTAAATTAATTTTTTCTACATCAATACGTTTGTTTAAGCTTTTATTTTTATTTAAAACATCTTTCGGACTGATTGACATGACTTCACCAAATTTTTGTAACTAATATAATATTCTGTATTAACTTCTTAAAATATATAACAGATTTTATATATTAGTTCTACTAAATTTAATAATTGTAGTATTATAAGAATACTTTACATATTATTATACGCTCATAGAGTTTATTACATTATTATTATTACAATTATTATTAATTTAATCAAAAGACAGGAGAAAATCAAATATTAAGGAATTTGACAGTTAAGAAGTTTATAAATTAAAAATAAAATCATTAATTAGTAAATCATAGAAAACCTTAATAAAAACTCTCCCAAATGTATTAACTCTTTTTTAGTGTATAGTAGACAATAAGTTTATCGTATAATTTATGCACATTTACTTAGTATAACATAAATTATCCCGATTAAATTAAGCTTAGGAGGCTTAAAAATGGGAAAAGGTGAAGAATTAACAACAACAAAATACTTAATCCATGCTCAGATTACAGCTAATGGAATTGTTGAAAAACCTGATGTTGTCGGTGCAGTTTTCGGACAGACTGAAGGTTTGCTCAGTAATGATTTAGATTTAAGAGAGCTTCAAAGAACTGGAAGAATAGGTAGAATTCAAGTTAACATCCGTTCCAATAGTGGAAGAGCCAAAGGCGAAATCGTAATTCCATCCAGTTTAGATAGAGTTGAAACCGCCATACTCGCTGCATCTCTCGAAACAATCAATCGTGTTGGTCCTTGTGAAGCTTCAATTCAAACTTTAAAAGTTGAAGACGTAAGGGCTGTTAAAAGAGAACAAGTTGTCAACCGTGCAAAAGAAATTTACAAAAACATGGTTGAAAGTGTCGGTCCGGCCAGCATGAAAATGATTGAAGAAGTAAGGGAAGCTATGAGAGCTCACGAAATCTCAGAATATGGTGACGATCGCTTACCTGCAGGTCCTAGCATCCACACATCCGATGCAATCATAGTTGTAGAAGGACGTAGCGATGTATTGAACCTACTCAAATATGGCATCAAAAATACCGTAGCCGTTGAAGGCGTGAGCGTTCCGCAATCTATTGGAGATTTAAGTAAAAAAAGAACCACCACTGCATTCGTGGACGGAGACAGAGGCGGAGAGCTAATATTGAAAGAACTCTTGCAAATCGGTGACGTTGATTATATTACACGTGCTCCAAAAGGAAAAGAAGTGGAAGACCTGGAAAAAGATGAAGTATTGGTCGCACTCAGAGACAAAGTTCCTACCGCACAATTTTTAGCAACCAACAATATTTTCTCAGAAAATAAAAGAGATAACAGAAGACAAGACAGACGTCATAAGAAACAACAAAAATTCTCCAAACGTAACCAACCACGTGTTGAAGAGCCTGTTGTCGAAGATGATGAAGTCACCTTAATGAAGGATATGCTAAAAGAATTCGAAGGCACAGGCAACGGAGCAATTTTGGATGAAGCATTGAATATGACTAAAGAGGTTGAAGTAGAAGAAATCTATGAAGAAATCAAAAACATAGACGGATCTGCAGATGCCGTTATTTTCGATGGTGTAATCAGCCAAAGATTGGTTGACGTCGCATCACAAAAAGGAATTAAGAAATTAGTCGCATTCAATTCCATGAATATTGTTAAAAAGCCAAACAATATACAGCTAATTACAATTGACTGATGAGAATCTTTTTATTCTCATTCAAAATTTTTTAAAAAAAAGATAAAACTAAATAATAT
The Methanobrevibacter sp. DNA segment above includes these coding regions:
- a CDS encoding Gar1/Naf1 family protein is translated as MKFLGKSLHIANSGKLIVRSDKTPSPGAVVFDSKKNKIGKVGYVFGPTKKPYVSVRLFKSANRDVIAKNCGEKLFVSKPKSKKSRKRRMRTRHKK
- a CDS encoding RraA family protein, whose product is MSISPKDVLNKNKSLNKRIDVEKINLNDVSVDDLRFNGKNYDKHINLISLLEEVSACQVSDAYNSITSRSGTIQSIKPINNQKVWGRIFTAETSSDDWGTSAQAIDGANDGDILFFKVDSDDKAIWGELASSCARDNGIKATVIYGSARDLDALLDMDYPVFASNFCPNAGSPLGLGTLGETISIEGIEINTGDFLLGDESGIVIVPQSLFAKTMEATLAVKIKEAGIIKDISGGKTLAEIVGLK
- the dnaG gene encoding DNA primase DnaG, producing the protein MGKGEELTTTKYLIHAQITANGIVEKPDVVGAVFGQTEGLLSNDLDLRELQRTGRIGRIQVNIRSNSGRAKGEIVIPSSLDRVETAILAASLETINRVGPCEASIQTLKVEDVRAVKREQVVNRAKEIYKNMVESVGPASMKMIEEVREAMRAHEISEYGDDRLPAGPSIHTSDAIIVVEGRSDVLNLLKYGIKNTVAVEGVSVPQSIGDLSKKRTTTAFVDGDRGGELILKELLQIGDVDYITRAPKGKEVEDLEKDEVLVALRDKVPTAQFLATNNIFSENKRDNRRQDRRHKKQQKFSKRNQPRVEEPVVEDDEVTLMKDMLKEFEGTGNGAILDEALNMTKEVEVEEIYEEIKNIDGSADAVIFDGVISQRLVDVASQKGIKKLVAFNSMNIVKKPNNIQLITID